Proteins co-encoded in one Burkholderia ambifaria AMMD genomic window:
- a CDS encoding NAD kinase: MKTGNQFNTVALVGRSNTPGIAEPLTTLAGCIAKLGFEVVFEVDTAREIGISGYPALTPAEIGARADVAVVLGGDGTMLGIGRQLAPYKTPLIGINHGRLGFITDIAAADMQARVPVILSGKFEREERSLLEARIVRDGEPIYHALAFNDVVVNRSGFSGMVELRASVDGRFMYNQRSDGLIVATPTGSTAYALSSAGPILHPQLQGIVLVPIAPHALSNRPIVLPDDSKIAIQIVGGRDVNVNFDMQSFTALELNDTIEVRRSKHTVPFLHPVGYSYYATLRKKLHWNEHASNEDDTAS; this comes from the coding sequence ATGAAAACCGGTAATCAGTTCAACACTGTCGCGCTCGTCGGCCGGAGCAACACGCCCGGCATCGCCGAGCCGCTCACCACGCTGGCCGGCTGCATCGCGAAGCTGGGCTTCGAGGTCGTGTTCGAAGTCGACACCGCTCGCGAGATCGGCATCTCCGGCTATCCGGCGCTCACCCCGGCCGAAATCGGGGCGCGCGCGGACGTGGCGGTCGTGCTCGGCGGCGACGGCACGATGCTCGGCATCGGCCGCCAGCTCGCGCCGTACAAGACCCCGCTGATCGGGATCAACCACGGGCGGCTCGGCTTCATCACCGACATCGCGGCCGCCGACATGCAGGCGCGCGTGCCGGTGATCCTGTCGGGCAAGTTCGAGCGCGAGGAGCGCTCGCTGCTCGAGGCGCGGATCGTGCGCGACGGCGAACCGATCTACCACGCGCTCGCGTTCAACGACGTCGTCGTGAACCGCAGCGGCTTTTCCGGGATGGTCGAGCTGCGCGCGTCGGTCGACGGCCGGTTCATGTACAACCAGCGTTCGGACGGCCTGATCGTCGCCACGCCGACCGGCTCGACCGCGTACGCGCTGTCGTCGGCCGGCCCGATCCTGCACCCGCAACTCCAGGGCATCGTGCTCGTGCCGATCGCGCCGCACGCGCTGTCGAATCGGCCGATCGTGCTGCCCGACGATTCGAAGATCGCGATCCAGATCGTCGGCGGCCGCGACGTCAACGTGAACTTCGACATGCAGTCGTTCACCGCGCTCGAACTGAACGACACGATCGAGGTGCGCCGCTCGAAGCACACGGTGCCGTTCCTGCATCCGGTCGGCTATAGCTACTACGCGACGCTGCGCAAGAAGCTGCACTGGAACGAACACGCATCGAACGAAGACGACACGGCGTCCTGA
- the hrcA gene encoding heat-inducible transcriptional repressor HrcA: MLDPRARTLLKTLIERYIADGQPVGSRTLSRYSGLELSPATIRNVMSDLEELGLVSSPHTSAGRVPTPRGYRLFVDTMLTVETPIDAEAVARQVQHTLQAGEPQQRVVAAAASVLSNLSQFAGVVLTPRRSHVFKQIEFMRLSDKRILLIIVTPEGDVQNRMLATPRDYSPSQLTEASNYINAHFAGLSFDEVRRRLRDEIDQLRGDMTTLMHAAVTASTEVPDTEDTVLISGERNLLEVADLSSDMARLRKLFDVFDQKTGLLQLLDVSSHAQGVQIFIGGESTLVPIEEMSVVTAPYEVNGQIVGTLGVIGPTRMAYNRVIPIVDITARLLSLTLSQQ, from the coding sequence ATGCTAGATCCTCGCGCACGAACCCTCCTGAAAACCCTGATCGAACGGTATATCGCCGACGGTCAGCCGGTCGGATCGCGCACGTTGTCCCGTTACTCCGGGCTCGAGTTGAGCCCGGCAACGATCCGCAACGTGATGTCCGACCTGGAGGAGCTCGGCCTTGTGTCGAGCCCCCACACATCGGCCGGCCGCGTGCCGACGCCGCGCGGCTATCGCCTGTTCGTCGACACGATGCTGACGGTCGAGACGCCGATCGACGCCGAGGCCGTCGCGCGGCAAGTGCAGCACACGCTCCAGGCCGGCGAACCGCAGCAGCGGGTGGTGGCGGCCGCCGCGAGCGTGCTGTCGAACCTGTCGCAGTTCGCGGGCGTCGTGCTGACGCCGCGCCGCAGCCACGTGTTCAAGCAGATCGAGTTCATGCGCCTGTCGGACAAGCGGATCCTGCTGATCATCGTCACGCCCGAGGGCGACGTGCAGAACCGGATGCTCGCGACGCCGCGCGACTATTCGCCGTCGCAGCTGACCGAGGCATCCAACTACATCAACGCGCATTTCGCCGGGCTGTCGTTCGACGAGGTGCGCCGCCGCCTGCGCGACGAGATCGACCAGTTGCGCGGCGACATGACCACGCTGATGCATGCGGCCGTGACGGCCAGCACCGAGGTGCCCGATACCGAGGACACCGTGCTCATTTCCGGCGAGCGCAACCTGCTCGAAGTGGCGGATCTGTCGTCCGACATGGCACGGCTGCGCAAGTTGTTCGACGTGTTCGACCAAAAGACGGGCCTCCTGCAACTGCTCGACGTGTCGAGCCACGCCCAGGGCGTGCAGATCTTCATCGGCGGCGAATCGACGCTCGTGCCGATCGAGGAGATGAGCGTCGTCACCGCACCCTACGAGGTGAACGGCCAGATCGTCGGCACGCTCGGCGTGATCGGCCCGACCCGCATGGCTTACAACCGCGTGATCCCGATCGTCGACATCACCGCGCGCCTGCTGTCGCTTACGCTGAGCCAGCAATAA
- the hemH gene encoding ferrochelatase, translating to MRFDLEPPSSVAAAHRTGVLLINLGTPDAPTPRAVRRYLAEFLSDPRVVEIPQVVWQVLLRTLILPLRGRASAKKYAAVWMPEGSPLRVYTERQTEGVRHLLASNAYQVTVDYAMRYGSPNIAQALAQFKRAGVERVLLMPMYPQYSASTTATAFDAAFAALARMRNQPEVRTVRQYADHPAYIHALAEQVRQYWAQHGRPDFAAGDKLVLSFHGVPKRTLDLGDPYHDQCQQTGALLMAALGLSTLECRVTFQSRFGKAEWLQPYTAPTLRELGAAGVRRADVFCPGFTADCLETIEEIGMEVRDEFIAGGGQAFHRIPCLNGAHAWIGALGEIVAENLQGWPVKAAQPDMVN from the coding sequence ATGCGTTTCGATCTTGAGCCGCCTTCGAGCGTCGCGGCCGCCCATCGTACCGGCGTGCTGCTGATCAATCTCGGCACGCCCGACGCCCCGACGCCGCGCGCGGTGCGGCGCTATCTGGCCGAATTCCTGTCGGATCCTCGCGTCGTCGAAATCCCGCAGGTCGTCTGGCAGGTACTGCTGCGCACGCTGATCCTGCCGCTGCGCGGCCGCGCGTCCGCGAAGAAATACGCGGCCGTCTGGATGCCGGAGGGTTCGCCGCTGCGCGTCTACACCGAGCGGCAGACCGAGGGCGTGCGCCATCTGCTCGCATCGAACGCCTATCAGGTGACGGTCGATTACGCGATGCGCTACGGCAGCCCGAACATTGCGCAGGCGCTCGCGCAGTTCAAGCGGGCGGGCGTCGAGCGCGTGCTGCTGATGCCGATGTATCCGCAATACTCGGCGTCCACCACCGCGACGGCATTCGATGCCGCGTTCGCCGCGCTCGCGCGGATGCGCAACCAGCCGGAAGTGCGCACGGTGCGGCAGTACGCCGACCATCCGGCCTATATCCACGCGCTTGCCGAGCAGGTGCGCCAATACTGGGCGCAGCACGGCCGGCCCGATTTCGCGGCCGGCGACAAGCTCGTGCTGAGCTTTCACGGCGTGCCGAAACGCACGCTCGACCTGGGCGACCCCTATCACGACCAGTGCCAGCAGACGGGCGCGCTGCTGATGGCCGCGCTCGGGCTGTCGACGCTCGAATGCCGCGTGACGTTCCAGTCACGCTTCGGCAAGGCCGAATGGCTGCAGCCGTACACGGCGCCGACGCTGCGTGAGCTCGGCGCGGCCGGCGTGCGACGAGCAGATGTGTTCTGTCCCGGTTTTACGGCCGATTGCCTGGAGACGATCGAGGAAATCGGGATGGAGGTGCGCGACGAATTCATCGCGGGCGGCGGCCAGGCGTTCCACCGGATTCCATGCCTGAATGGCGCGCACGCATGGATCGGCGCGCTCGGCGAGATCGTCGCCGAGAATCTGCAGGGCTGGCCGGTGAAGGCCGCGCAGCCCGACATGGTGAACTGA
- a CDS encoding RNA-binding S4 domain-containing protein — MNYKISTEPGARLRIDKWLWAARFFKTRSLASDAVDKGHVKIGGAAVKPAKDVRVGDEVEIAIDGVVWHIAVLGICDVRGPASIAQTLYAETEAGRVARLAELERRRTYREPAAELHGRPTKRDRRIIDRFSGGS; from the coding sequence ATGAATTACAAGATTTCGACGGAACCCGGCGCGCGGCTGCGCATCGACAAATGGCTGTGGGCGGCCCGCTTCTTCAAGACGCGCTCGCTCGCGTCCGACGCGGTCGACAAGGGGCACGTGAAGATCGGCGGCGCGGCGGTGAAGCCGGCGAAGGACGTGCGCGTCGGCGACGAGGTCGAGATTGCGATCGACGGTGTCGTCTGGCACATTGCCGTGCTGGGAATTTGCGACGTGCGCGGGCCGGCGAGCATCGCGCAGACGCTCTACGCGGAAACGGAAGCCGGGCGCGTCGCGCGGCTCGCAGAACTGGAACGGCGCCGCACGTATCGGGAGCCGGCGGCGGAACTGCACGGCCGGCCGACCAAGCGTGACCGGCGCATCATCGACAGATTTTCGGGTGGAAGCTGA
- the grpE gene encoding nucleotide exchange factor GrpE yields MENTQENPATPSADDIGSEKQAAQGAAPAAEAADAALAEAQAKVAELQESYLRAKAETENVRRRAQDDVSKAHKFAIESFAEHLLPVLDSLEAAVGDTSGDITKVREGVELTLRQLTSALEKGRVVAINPVGEKFDPHQHQAISMVPAEQEPNTVVTVLQKGYMIADRVLRPALVTVAQPK; encoded by the coding sequence ATGGAAAACACGCAAGAGAACCCGGCTACCCCATCGGCCGATGACATCGGCAGCGAGAAGCAGGCGGCGCAAGGCGCTGCTCCCGCCGCCGAAGCAGCCGACGCGGCGCTCGCGGAGGCTCAAGCCAAGGTCGCCGAGCTGCAGGAGAGCTATCTCCGGGCGAAGGCCGAGACGGAGAACGTCCGCCGCCGCGCGCAGGACGACGTCTCGAAGGCGCACAAGTTTGCGATCGAGAGCTTCGCCGAGCACCTGCTGCCGGTGCTGGACAGCCTCGAAGCGGCCGTCGGCGACACGTCCGGCGACATCACGAAGGTGCGCGAAGGCGTCGAACTGACGCTGCGCCAGTTGACGAGCGCGCTCGAGAAGGGCCGCGTCGTCGCGATCAACCCGGTTGGCGAGAAGTTCGATCCGCACCAGCACCAGGCGATTTCGATGGTGCCGGCCGAGCAGGAGCCGAACACCGTCGTGACGGTTCTGCAAAAGGGCTACATGATCGCCGACCGCGTGCTGCGCCCGGCGCTCGTCACGGTCGCCCAGCCGAAGTAA
- a CDS encoding thioredoxin family protein — MIPAGVDPAAFNAFDMQALAPDTFDAGVAGAGDALAVVFFWGVDCFNCEIAKKAMLAQPDPIRALGLKWFHCNVYEYPELGRRFGLHGVPTWFFFHRGKRLGRATGWHGLAQFQAAVSAARAKFAAAGAQPAEPDGGLHDPATGGD; from the coding sequence ATGATTCCCGCCGGCGTCGATCCGGCCGCGTTCAACGCGTTCGACATGCAGGCGCTGGCGCCCGACACGTTCGACGCCGGTGTCGCCGGCGCCGGCGACGCGCTCGCCGTGGTGTTCTTCTGGGGCGTCGACTGCTTCAATTGCGAGATCGCGAAGAAGGCGATGCTCGCCCAGCCGGACCCGATCCGTGCGCTGGGCCTGAAGTGGTTCCACTGCAACGTGTACGAATACCCAGAGCTTGGGCGCCGCTTCGGCCTGCACGGCGTGCCGACGTGGTTCTTCTTCCACCGCGGCAAGCGGCTCGGCCGCGCGACCGGCTGGCATGGCCTCGCACAGTTCCAGGCGGCGGTGTCGGCGGCGCGCGCGAAGTTCGCCGCGGCCGGCGCGCAGCCCGCGGAGCCCGACGGCGGCCTGCACGATCCAGCTACCGGCGGCGATTGA
- the dnaK gene encoding molecular chaperone DnaK: MGKIIGIDLGTTNSCVAIMEGNQVKVIENSEGTRTTPSIIAYMDDNEVLVGAPAKRQSVTNPRNTLFAVKRLIGRRFEEKEVQKDIGLMPYAIIKADNGDAWVEAHGEKLAPPQVSAEVLRKMKKTAEDYLGEPVTEAVITVPAYFNDSQRQATKDAGRIAGLEVKRIINEPTAAALAFGLDKAEKGDRKIAVYDLGGGTFDVSIIEIADVDGEMQFEVLSTNGDTFLGGEDFDQRIIDYIIGEFKKEQGVDLSKDVLALQRLKEAAEKAKIELSSSQQTEINLPYITADASGPKHLNLKITRAKLEALVEDLVERTIEPCRIAIKDAGVKVSDIDDVILVGGQTRMPKVQEKVKEFFGKDPRRDVNPDEAVAVGAAIQGQVLSGDRKDVLLLDVTPLSLGIETLGGVMTKMISKNTTIPTKHAQVYSTADDNQSAVTIKVFQGEREMAAGNKLLGEFNLEGIPPSPRGVPQIEVTFDIDANGILHVGAKDKATGKENKITIKANSGLTDAEIDQMIKDAEANAAEDHKLRELADSRNQGDALVHSTKKALTEYGDKLDAGEKEKIEAALKSLEDALKDTSADKAAIDAKVEELGQVSQKLGEKMYADMQAQQAGAAGAAGAAEGAAHAGGAQQAADDVVDAEFKEVKKD, encoded by the coding sequence ATGGGAAAGATCATCGGTATTGACCTCGGCACCACGAACTCGTGCGTCGCCATCATGGAAGGCAACCAGGTCAAGGTCATCGAGAACTCGGAAGGCACGCGCACGACGCCGTCGATCATCGCCTACATGGACGATAACGAAGTGCTCGTCGGCGCGCCGGCCAAGCGTCAGTCCGTGACCAACCCGCGGAACACGCTGTTCGCCGTGAAGCGCCTGATCGGCCGCCGCTTCGAGGAGAAGGAAGTCCAGAAGGACATCGGCCTGATGCCGTACGCGATCATCAAGGCCGACAACGGCGACGCATGGGTCGAAGCGCACGGCGAGAAGCTCGCGCCGCCGCAGGTTTCGGCGGAAGTGCTGCGCAAGATGAAGAAGACGGCCGAAGACTACCTCGGCGAGCCGGTCACGGAAGCCGTGATCACGGTGCCGGCGTACTTCAACGACAGCCAGCGCCAGGCGACCAAGGACGCCGGCCGCATCGCGGGCCTCGAAGTCAAGCGGATCATCAACGAGCCGACCGCGGCCGCGCTCGCATTCGGCCTCGACAAGGCCGAGAAGGGCGACCGCAAGATCGCCGTGTATGACCTTGGCGGCGGCACGTTCGACGTGTCGATCATCGAGATCGCGGACGTCGACGGCGAAATGCAGTTCGAAGTGCTGTCGACCAACGGCGACACGTTCCTCGGCGGCGAGGACTTCGACCAGCGCATCATCGATTACATCATCGGCGAGTTCAAGAAGGAGCAGGGCGTCGACCTGTCGAAGGACGTGCTCGCACTGCAGCGCCTGAAGGAAGCGGCCGAAAAGGCGAAGATCGAGCTGTCGTCGAGCCAGCAGACCGAAATCAACCTGCCGTACATCACGGCCGACGCATCGGGTCCGAAGCACTTGAACCTGAAGATCACCCGCGCGAAGCTGGAAGCGCTGGTCGAGGACCTCGTCGAGCGCACGATCGAACCGTGCCGCATCGCGATCAAGGACGCCGGCGTCAAGGTGTCGGACATCGACGACGTGATCCTGGTCGGCGGCCAGACCCGCATGCCGAAGGTGCAGGAGAAGGTGAAGGAGTTCTTCGGCAAGGATCCGCGCCGTGACGTGAACCCGGACGAAGCCGTCGCGGTGGGCGCGGCGATCCAGGGCCAGGTGCTGTCGGGCGACCGCAAGGACGTGCTGCTGCTCGACGTGACCCCGCTGTCGCTCGGTATCGAGACGCTCGGCGGCGTGATGACGAAGATGATCAGCAAGAACACGACGATCCCGACGAAGCACGCACAGGTGTATTCGACGGCGGACGACAACCAGTCGGCCGTGACGATCAAGGTGTTCCAGGGCGAACGCGAGATGGCGGCAGGCAACAAGCTGCTCGGCGAGTTCAACCTCGAAGGCATCCCGCCGTCGCCGCGCGGCGTGCCGCAGATCGAAGTGACCTTCGACATCGACGCGAACGGCATCCTGCACGTCGGCGCGAAGGACAAGGCGACCGGCAAGGAAAACAAGATCACGATCAAGGCGAACTCGGGCCTGACCGACGCCGAAATCGATCAAATGATCAAGGACGCGGAAGCGAACGCAGCGGAAGACCACAAGCTGCGCGAGCTGGCTGATTCGCGCAACCAGGGCGACGCGCTGGTCCACAGCACGAAGAAGGCGCTCACCGAGTACGGCGACAAGCTGGACGCGGGCGAGAAGGAAAAGATCGAAGCGGCGCTGAAGTCGCTCGAGGACGCGCTGAAGGATACGTCGGCCGACAAGGCGGCGATCGACGCGAAGGTCGAGGAACTCGGTCAGGTTTCGCAGAAGCTCGGTGAAAAGATGTACGCCGACATGCAGGCGCAGCAGGCCGGTGCGGCCGGCGCGGCGGGTGCAGCGGAAGGCGCGGCCCACGCGGGTGGTGCGCAGCAGGCCGCCGACGACGTCGTCGACGCCGAGTTCAAGGAAGTGAAGAAGGACTAA
- the dnaJ gene encoding molecular chaperone DnaJ, whose protein sequence is MAKRDYYEVLGVAKNASDDEIKKAYRKLAMKYHPDRNPDSKDAEEHFKEAKEAYEMLSDGQKRAAYDQYGHAGVDPNMGGAGGQGFGGFADAFGDIFGDIFGQAAGGAARGGRGGPQVYRGADLRYSMEITLEQAAHGYDTQIRVPSWVSCEVCHGSGAKPGTKPETCPTCHGQGTVRMSQGFFSIQQTCPKCHGTGTYIPEPCVHCHGSGKVKETKTLEVKIPAGIDDGMRIRSAGNGEPGINGGPPGDLYVEIHIKPHSVFERDGDDLHCQMPIPFTTAALGGEIEVPTLAGRASFPVPEGTQSGKTFRLRGKGIKGLRSSIAGDLYVHVQVETPVKLTDQQRDLLKQFEKSLAEGGARHSPQSKSWFDRVKSFFE, encoded by the coding sequence ATGGCGAAACGGGATTACTACGAGGTTCTGGGCGTCGCGAAGAACGCGAGCGACGACGAAATCAAGAAGGCATATCGCAAGCTTGCGATGAAGTATCACCCTGACCGCAATCCGGACAGCAAGGATGCGGAAGAGCATTTCAAGGAGGCGAAGGAAGCCTATGAAATGCTGTCGGACGGCCAGAAGCGGGCGGCGTACGACCAGTACGGCCACGCGGGCGTCGATCCGAACATGGGCGGTGCGGGCGGCCAGGGTTTCGGCGGTTTCGCGGATGCGTTCGGCGATATCTTCGGCGACATCTTCGGCCAGGCCGCGGGCGGTGCCGCGCGCGGCGGCCGCGGCGGCCCGCAGGTGTATCGCGGCGCCGACCTGCGCTACAGCATGGAAATCACGCTCGAGCAGGCCGCGCACGGCTACGACACGCAGATTCGCGTGCCGAGCTGGGTGTCGTGCGAAGTCTGTCACGGCTCGGGCGCGAAGCCCGGCACGAAGCCGGAAACCTGCCCGACCTGTCACGGCCAGGGCACGGTGCGCATGTCGCAGGGCTTCTTCAGCATCCAGCAGACCTGTCCGAAGTGCCACGGCACCGGCACCTACATCCCGGAACCGTGCGTGCACTGCCACGGGTCGGGCAAGGTGAAGGAAACCAAGACGCTGGAAGTGAAGATTCCGGCCGGCATCGACGACGGAATGCGGATCCGCTCGGCCGGCAACGGCGAGCCCGGCATCAACGGCGGGCCGCCGGGCGATCTGTACGTCGAGATCCACATCAAGCCGCATTCGGTGTTCGAGCGCGACGGCGACGATCTGCACTGCCAGATGCCGATCCCGTTCACGACCGCCGCACTCGGCGGCGAGATCGAGGTGCCGACGCTGGCCGGCCGCGCGTCGTTCCCGGTGCCGGAAGGCACGCAGTCGGGCAAGACGTTCCGCCTGCGCGGCAAGGGCATCAAGGGTTTGCGTTCGAGCATCGCGGGCGATCTGTACGTACACGTGCAGGTCGAGACGCCCGTGAAGCTGACCGACCAGCAGCGCGACCTGCTCAAGCAGTTCGAGAAGTCGCTGGCCGAGGGCGGTGCGCGTCACAGCCCGCAGAGCAAGAGCTGGTTCGACCGGGTGAAGAGCTTCTTCGAGTAA
- a CDS encoding aminodeoxychorismate synthase component I, with product MTEGNESASFALLDDCDSTAVARSSRLYSGFVRERVCTDPARLDEVDAAVAQDLRDGLHAVVVGDYEFGRNLERAQPGHAPLRFLLYARCERLSRDEVDAWLAQQDGGGAPSIAGVAHVAKSVSRDVFDAAIAAVHEALRAGDSYQINYTYRLNFDMFGTPTALYRRLRARQPVRYGALIALPCGAWVVSCSPELFVEKHGDVLRARPMKGTAPRSADPRDDAAAAAFLANDPKNRAENVMIVDLLRNDVSRIARTGTVKVPALFSVEPYASVWQMTSTVEAGWRDGTTFAQMLRALFPCGSITGAPKHKTMELIDAIESTPRGLYTGAIGWLDARKEDQSTGDAGPGGMAGCGDFCLSVAIRTLTLDAVGIDAIATVGARDAAARRAGRRRGTMGVGAGIVLDSVAADEYAECELKARFLTDADPGFQLFETMAATRADGVRHLERHLARLQGSADAFGFRLDADALRREVDARCAALDGDGPYRMKLALAKDAAVEITAAPLKPLPAGPVGVMLASEHGFAPTRTDDALLLHKTTRRAEYDRAWQAAEALGGFDMLFVNERGEVTEGGRSNLFVKLDGQWVTPPLASGVLPGVMRGVLLDDRAFGAVERIVTRDDLARAQALLLTNALRGALDAVLT from the coding sequence ATGACTGAAGGCAACGAGAGCGCGTCATTCGCGCTCTTGGACGATTGCGACTCGACCGCGGTTGCGCGGTCGAGTCGTTTGTATTCCGGTTTCGTGCGCGAACGCGTCTGCACGGATCCGGCGCGGCTCGACGAAGTCGATGCGGCGGTGGCGCAGGACTTGCGCGACGGGCTGCATGCGGTGGTCGTCGGCGATTACGAATTCGGACGCAATCTGGAAAGAGCGCAGCCGGGCCATGCCCCGCTGCGCTTTTTGCTGTATGCGCGCTGCGAGCGCCTGTCGCGCGACGAAGTCGACGCGTGGCTCGCGCAGCAGGATGGCGGCGGCGCGCCGTCGATCGCGGGCGTCGCCCACGTCGCGAAGAGCGTGTCGCGCGATGTGTTCGACGCGGCGATCGCCGCCGTGCACGAAGCACTGCGCGCGGGCGACTCGTACCAGATCAACTATACGTACCGGCTGAATTTCGACATGTTCGGCACGCCGACCGCGCTGTACCGGCGGCTGCGCGCGCGGCAGCCCGTGCGTTACGGCGCGCTGATCGCGCTGCCTTGCGGCGCGTGGGTCGTGTCGTGCTCGCCGGAGCTGTTCGTCGAGAAGCACGGCGACGTGCTGCGCGCGCGGCCGATGAAGGGCACCGCGCCGCGCTCGGCCGATCCGCGTGACGATGCGGCGGCGGCCGCGTTCCTCGCGAACGATCCGAAGAACCGCGCGGAAAACGTGATGATCGTCGACTTGCTGCGCAACGACGTGTCGCGGATCGCGCGCACGGGCACTGTCAAGGTGCCGGCGCTGTTCTCGGTCGAGCCGTATGCGTCGGTATGGCAGATGACGTCGACGGTCGAGGCCGGCTGGCGCGACGGGACGACGTTCGCGCAGATGCTGCGCGCGCTGTTTCCGTGCGGATCGATCACCGGTGCGCCGAAGCACAAGACGATGGAACTGATCGACGCGATAGAGTCGACGCCGCGCGGCCTCTATACGGGCGCGATCGGCTGGCTCGATGCGCGGAAGGAAGATCAGTCGACAGGCGATGCGGGCCCGGGCGGCATGGCCGGCTGCGGCGATTTCTGCCTGTCGGTCGCGATCCGGACGCTCACGCTCGATGCGGTCGGTATCGATGCTATCGCAACGGTCGGCGCGCGCGACGCGGCGGCTCGCCGGGCCGGCCGGCGGCGCGGCACGATGGGGGTCGGCGCGGGCATCGTGCTCGACAGCGTGGCCGCCGACGAATATGCGGAGTGTGAATTGAAAGCACGATTCCTGACCGACGCCGATCCCGGCTTCCAGTTGTTCGAAACCATGGCGGCCACCCGTGCGGACGGCGTCCGGCATCTCGAGCGCCATCTCGCCCGGCTGCAGGGCAGCGCGGATGCGTTCGGCTTCCGCCTCGACGCCGACGCGTTGCGTCGCGAGGTCGACGCGCGCTGCGCGGCGCTCGACGGCGATGGCCCGTACCGGATGAAGCTCGCGCTCGCGAAGGACGCCGCGGTCGAGATCACGGCCGCGCCGCTGAAGCCGCTGCCTGCGGGGCCGGTCGGCGTGATGCTGGCGTCCGAGCACGGCTTTGCGCCGACCCGCACCGACGATGCGCTGCTGCTGCACAAGACCACGCGCCGTGCGGAATACGACCGTGCATGGCAGGCGGCGGAAGCGCTCGGCGGCTTCGACATGCTGTTCGTCAACGAGCGCGGCGAGGTGACGGAAGGCGGGCGCTCGAACCTGTTCGTGAAGCTCGACGGCCAGTGGGTGACGCCGCCGCTGGCGAGTGGCGTGTTGCCGGGCGTGATGCGCGGCGTGCTGCTCGACGACCGCGCGTTCGGCGCGGTGGAGCGTATCGTCACGCGTGACGACCTTGCGCGCGCGCAAGCGCTGCTGCTGACCAACGCGCTGCGTGGCGCGCTCGACGCGGTATTGACATGA
- the panB gene encoding 3-methyl-2-oxobutanoate hydroxymethyltransferase codes for MTYLQESSRPAVTVPKLQAMRDAGEKIAMLTCYDASFAALLDRSGVDVLLIGDSLGNVLQGHTTTLPVSLDDIAYHTACVARAQPRALIIADLPFGTYGTPAEAFASAVKLMRAGAQMIKLEGGEWLAETIRFLVERAVPVCAHVGLTPQSVHAFGGFKVQGKTEAGAAQLLRDARAVEDAGAQLVVLEAVPTLVASEVTHMLKIPTIGIGAGTDCSGQVLVLHDMLGIFPGKRPRFVKDFMQGQPTIQAAVEAYVRAVKDSSFPGPEHSF; via the coding sequence ATGACCTATCTCCAGGAATCGAGCCGGCCTGCCGTCACGGTGCCGAAGCTGCAGGCAATGCGCGATGCCGGCGAGAAGATCGCGATGCTCACCTGCTACGACGCGAGCTTTGCCGCGCTGCTCGACCGCTCGGGCGTCGACGTGCTGCTGATCGGCGATTCGCTCGGCAACGTACTGCAGGGCCACACGACCACGCTACCCGTGTCGCTCGACGACATCGCGTACCACACCGCCTGTGTCGCGCGTGCGCAGCCGCGCGCACTGATCATCGCCGACCTGCCGTTCGGCACCTACGGCACGCCGGCCGAGGCATTCGCGAGCGCCGTGAAGCTGATGCGCGCCGGTGCGCAGATGATCAAGCTCGAAGGCGGCGAGTGGCTCGCCGAAACGATCCGCTTCCTCGTCGAGCGTGCGGTGCCCGTGTGTGCGCACGTCGGCCTCACGCCGCAGTCGGTGCACGCGTTCGGCGGCTTCAAGGTACAGGGCAAGACCGAGGCCGGCGCCGCGCAACTGCTGCGCGACGCGCGCGCGGTCGAGGATGCCGGTGCGCAACTCGTCGTGCTCGAAGCGGTGCCGACGCTCGTCGCATCCGAAGTCACGCACATGCTCAAGATTCCGACGATCGGCATCGGCGCAGGCACCGATTGCTCGGGCCAGGTGCTCGTGCTGCACGACATGCTCGGCATTTTCCCCGGCAAGCGTCCGCGCTTCGTGAAGGACTTCATGCAGGGCCAGCCAACCATCCAGGCGGCCGTCGAAGCCTATGTGCGCGCGGTGAAGGACAGTTCGTTCCCCGGCCCGGAACATTCGTTCTGA